A genomic stretch from Pirellulales bacterium includes:
- a CDS encoding GlsB/YeaQ/YmgE family stress response membrane protein has translation MPETLPFCEMGRAISRSVEFVPLVASQDELFFENRPFGGSTTSNAAAGIQSGFGAYRLSCESQLHLALDSLKMAAAIRRCCRARTIESQSGNPGSKFECSSVGFETAPRARRDLNRAVLWCRQRIPIPNTEELSMGIIAWLVLGLIAGFIGSKLVNKQGEGMLMDIVLGIVGAVAGGFVAHFAGFSGITGFNLYSILIAVVGSVLVLVLYHAISRRPA, from the coding sequence GTGCCGGAAACTCTTCCGTTTTGTGAGATGGGAAGGGCCATCAGTCGTTCCGTGGAGTTCGTCCCGCTAGTCGCATCGCAAGATGAACTTTTTTTCGAAAATCGTCCATTTGGTGGTTCTACAACGTCGAATGCGGCGGCGGGCATTCAGAGTGGATTCGGCGCCTACCGGCTGTCTTGCGAAAGCCAGTTGCATCTGGCCCTTGACAGCCTCAAAATGGCGGCTGCGATTCGTCGGTGTTGCCGAGCGAGGACCATCGAATCCCAATCGGGAAATCCTGGTTCGAAATTTGAATGCAGCTCTGTGGGTTTTGAAACTGCCCCTCGTGCGCGGCGCGACTTGAACCGCGCAGTTTTGTGGTGCCGCCAGCGGATACCGATTCCAAACACAGAGGAGTTATCCATGGGAATCATTGCATGGCTGGTTTTGGGTCTCATCGCCGGCTTTATCGGCAGCAAGCTGGTGAATAAGCAAGGCGAGGGCATGCTGATGGACATTGTGCTGGGCATAGTGGGTGCGGTCGCCGGCGGATTCGTCGCGCATTTCGCCGGCTTTTCAGGAATCACAGGGTTCAACCTGTACAGCATTCTGATTGCTGTTGTGGGGTCGGTCCTTGTGCTCGTCTTGTACCATGCGATTTCGCGACGTCCCGCTTAG